In Pelosinus sp. UFO1, one genomic interval encodes:
- the dapB gene encoding 4-hydroxy-tetrahydrodipicolinate reductase: MKIALVGLGRTGKIVAEYLLQQGVLSMVLCRPNSINAHKDIGELLDLKDTGIIVETSDHLESKLFQCQPDILIDFSCTSFLADNIHIIEKCGVSVITAVTGYEAIELEKLKNVAQRGNIGIVVAPNITYGVNVLLAMTEIMAELMSDYDFDIYEEHHKYKKDSPSGTAKKIADKIQETLVLNEKIPIHAIRAGGIVGKHKVIVSGEFDQIEVSHQSYSRKAFAQGAYKVALFLFGKTGFYEMSDVFEQEKEKRRHILAAHKIKEDIRLNLA; the protein is encoded by the coding sequence GTGAAGATTGCATTAGTAGGATTGGGTAGAACGGGAAAAATAGTGGCCGAATATCTACTTCAGCAAGGCGTGCTCAGCATGGTACTATGTAGGCCAAATAGTATTAATGCGCATAAAGACATTGGTGAACTGCTAGATTTAAAAGATACAGGAATTATCGTAGAAACAAGCGACCATTTGGAAAGTAAATTATTTCAGTGCCAGCCAGATATCTTAATTGATTTTTCCTGTACTAGTTTTTTGGCAGATAATATTCATATCATAGAAAAGTGCGGCGTAAGTGTAATTACAGCGGTAACAGGTTATGAAGCAATCGAGCTTGAGAAACTCAAAAATGTAGCCCAAAGAGGTAATATCGGCATTGTTGTAGCCCCCAACATTACCTATGGAGTAAATGTACTACTTGCAATGACAGAAATTATGGCGGAATTAATGAGTGATTATGATTTCGATATTTATGAAGAACACCATAAATACAAAAAAGATAGTCCGTCAGGGACTGCTAAAAAAATCGCAGATAAAATCCAAGAAACCTTAGTTCTTAATGAAAAAATTCCAATACACGCTATTCGAGCAGGTGGCATTGTCGGCAAGCATAAGGTGATTGTTTCTGGAGAGTTTGACCAAATCGAAGTATCTCACCAATCTTACTCTAGAAAAGCATTTGCCCAAGGTGCTTATAAGGTAGCTTTGTTCCTTTTCGGTAAAACAGGTTTTTATGAGATGAGCGATGTTTTTGAGCAGGAAAAAGAGAAAAGAAGGCACATCTTGGCTGCTCATAAAATCAAGGAAGATATTAGGTTAAACTTAGCGTAA
- a CDS encoding alpha/beta hydrolase: MYEDITLKIYKRKIHRQMVLILSIILVFVINVAGLFAGAVFYNEFCVLNTRTSLERFNPLKTKLENGLKTKKWQQVTIPSSFGYDLKGTYIPNAVPSDKTIILVHGIAANRLMGLWYSNIYLDAGYNILIYDSRAHGESGGNSVTWGFYEKFDLDEWVRFVAHMHPNGIIGVHGISMGGATALMHAELNEFSKQVAFYVVDSAYSDLENLLTKQISSIVDSNNFVWVKILLKYSSVVAYMQSHFRYGQVSPIRSIQTVTTPILYLHGEADALVPVNMTRQLYATTKGYREIHTFPNVGHAMAIFERRTEYQQTVTDFIETATKQ, from the coding sequence ATGTATGAAGATATCACATTAAAAATATATAAGCGTAAAATTCATCGCCAAATGGTCTTGATCCTTAGCATTATACTGGTTTTTGTCATCAACGTTGCCGGTTTATTTGCCGGTGCTGTCTTTTACAATGAATTTTGCGTGTTAAATACCCGTACTAGCTTAGAGCGTTTTAATCCATTAAAAACAAAACTTGAGAATGGACTCAAAACAAAAAAGTGGCAACAAGTTACCATTCCCTCCTCTTTCGGTTATGATTTAAAAGGAACGTATATTCCTAATGCCGTTCCCTCCGATAAAACGATAATACTTGTACATGGCATTGCTGCCAATCGTTTAATGGGCTTATGGTATAGCAATATTTATTTAGATGCGGGTTATAACATCCTCATTTATGATTCACGGGCTCATGGAGAGAGTGGCGGTAACTCTGTAACCTGGGGGTTTTATGAAAAATTTGATCTTGATGAATGGGTACGTTTTGTAGCCCACATGCACCCGAATGGCATTATTGGTGTACATGGAATATCCATGGGGGGGGCAACTGCTCTCATGCATGCTGAACTCAATGAATTTTCAAAGCAAGTAGCCTTCTATGTTGTTGATAGTGCCTATAGTGACTTAGAAAATTTATTGACAAAGCAAATCAGCTCCATCGTAGATTCTAACAACTTTGTTTGGGTTAAAATCCTATTAAAGTACTCTAGTGTAGTCGCGTACATGCAATCTCATTTTCGTTATGGCCAAGTATCGCCAATTCGCTCTATACAAACAGTAACTACACCCATCTTATACTTGCACGGGGAAGCAGATGCCCTCGTACCTGTTAACATGACACGTCAACTCTATGCTACCACAAAAGGTTATCGTGAAATTCATACCTTTCCCAATGTAGGACACGCTATGGCTATTTTTGAGCGCCGCACAGAATACCAGCAAACCGTAACTGACTTTATTGAAACCGCTACAAAGCAATGA
- a CDS encoding nuclease-related domain-containing protein, translated as MAQFYKGRNNISSKANRSLMAGVLMLVLVFVSLYLVFVHKVQVISWFYFVPVTIFMILSSYYIRRGVIFRFGARGERLGLVEALHLPDDYHVFTNVSISYQNYSQETDLIIVGMKGIYVVEVKNHNGSIVGDAVDSEWTQYKVGRGGGKYSKKMANPVKQVKGQVYKLSKFLKEQGINVWVEGIVLFTNDAVHVKVHNSSVPILLPDKRLTHHILTYKNRQYLNKTLINKVVEIITTLQNK; from the coding sequence ATGGCTCAATTTTATAAAGGAAGAAATAATATAAGTAGTAAGGCCAACCGGAGTCTAATGGCTGGTGTTTTGATGCTAGTGCTAGTATTTGTATCTCTATATTTGGTATTTGTGCATAAGGTACAAGTGATTAGTTGGTTTTACTTTGTACCCGTCACTATATTTATGATTCTATCTAGTTATTATATAAGGCGAGGAGTTATTTTTCGTTTTGGTGCGCGGGGAGAACGTCTAGGGTTAGTAGAAGCATTACATCTGCCAGATGATTATCATGTATTTACGAATGTGAGTATTTCTTATCAGAATTACAGCCAAGAAACCGATCTCATTATCGTAGGAATGAAAGGAATCTATGTTGTAGAGGTTAAAAATCATAATGGTAGTATCGTAGGGGATGCAGTAGATTCTGAATGGACACAGTATAAAGTAGGCCGAGGTGGCGGAAAGTATTCTAAAAAAATGGCGAATCCGGTAAAACAGGTAAAGGGTCAGGTCTATAAGCTTTCCAAATTTCTAAAAGAACAAGGCATTAACGTTTGGGTGGAAGGCATTGTTTTGTTTACTAACGATGCGGTACATGTGAAGGTGCATAACAGCAGTGTTCCCATATTACTTCCTGATAAACGGTTGACTCATCATATTTTGACCTATAAAAATCGTCAATATTTGAATAAAACCCTAATTAACAAAGTAGTAGAGATTATAACTACCTTACAGAATAAGTAG
- the citG gene encoding triphosphoribosyl-dephospho-CoA synthase CitG translates to MTKQEVTLEDVLAAKEARYSRQKAFTEKHGGILVSITINMPGAVKDTPLLRRLRDYGLEEIKKMFTIAAEERVNLITGPEALMAIDKEGRLVKKAAVKIEESQPFARLLDIDVFDEKGSLLSRREAGQSRGCFVCGGEFVVCRREGRHRQEDLQQAVTKMENQFKAYESRLISPIAQSIGAKAVEAMLYEVTCTPSPGLVDRVNSGAHQDMDFYSFMASSAALGLPMARCAQAGLLHEGPIEELLPVLRIIGLEGEEAMLYATQGVNTQKGLMFLLGIMTGTVGWIMGRARSVTTETVLSSAAIMVAGIVEKELESAANKNPNELTAGERLYIHHGITGIRGELAEGLPSVKERGLPALREALQKGLSVNDALLHTLLVLMTCVEDTTVMHRHHPDKMRVWVPEQAQRVLEAGSLATMEGKAMCAALDKEFILQNVSPGGVADLLAVTWFLHCLS, encoded by the coding sequence ATGACAAAGCAAGAGGTTACATTAGAAGATGTTCTAGCAGCAAAAGAAGCTCGCTATAGTAGGCAAAAAGCATTTACAGAAAAGCACGGTGGAATACTCGTTAGTATTACAATTAATATGCCCGGGGCAGTAAAGGACACGCCATTGCTCAGACGCCTTCGGGATTATGGACTGGAAGAAATAAAAAAAATGTTTACTATTGCGGCAGAGGAACGGGTGAATTTGATTACCGGTCCCGAGGCTTTAATGGCAATTGATAAAGAAGGGCGGCTAGTTAAAAAGGCTGCCGTGAAGATAGAAGAGAGTCAACCATTTGCTAGATTGCTGGATATTGATGTGTTTGACGAAAAGGGTTCTTTATTATCACGTCGCGAAGCAGGGCAAAGTCGAGGTTGTTTCGTTTGCGGTGGAGAGTTTGTGGTATGTAGGCGGGAAGGAAGACATAGGCAGGAGGATTTACAGCAGGCGGTCACTAAAATGGAGAATCAATTCAAGGCTTATGAAAGCAGATTGATTAGTCCGATCGCCCAAAGTATAGGGGCCAAAGCTGTAGAGGCCATGCTATATGAGGTAACCTGTACACCATCTCCAGGTTTAGTGGATCGAGTGAATAGTGGTGCTCATCAGGATATGGATTTCTATAGCTTTATGGCAAGTTCGGCTGCTCTTGGTTTGCCTATGGCAAGATGTGCCCAGGCGGGTTTACTCCATGAAGGTCCAATCGAAGAATTATTGCCTGTACTAAGGATAATTGGCTTAGAAGGTGAGGAGGCCATGCTCTATGCCACGCAGGGGGTGAATACCCAAAAAGGGTTAATGTTCTTGCTTGGTATTATGACAGGGACAGTTGGCTGGATAATGGGGCGGGCTCGCTCAGTAACGACTGAGACGGTTTTATCAAGTGCAGCTATCATGGTAGCTGGGATTGTAGAAAAAGAGCTAGAGAGTGCAGCGAATAAGAATCCTAATGAATTAACGGCAGGGGAACGGTTATATATTCACCATGGTATTACGGGAATTCGTGGAGAATTAGCAGAGGGGCTGCCATCTGTCAAAGAGAGAGGTTTACCTGCGCTAAGAGAAGCTTTGCAAAAAGGGTTATCGGTAAATGATGCCTTATTACACACCTTGCTGGTACTTATGACTTGTGTAGAGGATACTACCGTTATGCATCGCCATCATCCCGATAAAATGAGAGTATGGGTACCTGAGCAGGCTCAAAGGGTCCTAGAGGCAGGAAGCCTAGCAACGATGGAAGGGAAGGCCATGTGTGCGGCTTTGGATAAAGAATTTATCTTACAAAATGTTAGTCCAGGTGGTGTAGCTGATTTACTGGCTGTGACCTGGTTCTTGCATTGTTTATCATGA